From the Flavobacterium gyeonganense genome, the window TTTAATGTTGTAGAATTTGATTTTTAAAGCTAAAAACAAATAAACAAGTATTTTTATATTGAGTTTGCCTAAAATTTATTTGCTTGGTTTAATAAGGAATACGCTTTTGTATTTCTTTCTAATTTCTTCCAAATTTCGTTCTGCTTCAATTCTTGTTTTAAAATTTCCAACCACTACTTTATAGTTTGGAGTATTAAAAATAATAGTTCCGTCAATGTTGTTAAATTCCCTTTTGAAATTAGACAAAGTCTTTTTTGCTTCGTCACTTTTACCACTGAAAATTTGAATTTTGTAAGTGTCATTGGTACTAATTGACGTGTTAATTTTACGCTTATCATTTAGTAATTGCTCAAATTTAGGATCTTGATTCAAAGTAATGTTTTGGTCCTGAGCATTAATATTGAGTGTTAAAGTAAGCATGGGAAATACTAATAAAATCTTTTTTGATGGAGTTAAAATTCTCATAATGTGATGGTTTTTGTGCAAAAATAATGTTTAAAGTTTATATGTGGAATGTTTGTATTATTTAGAATTGATATAAATTGATATTTAAGACTATTTTAAGGTTTTGAGAATAGTACTTAAATTGTATTTTTGTGCAGGTTTTAAAAAAGCGGTATTAGATTTAACTGATTAATTACAGAAAAAATCATACCAAAAAATTAGTAGATAATTTTATACTATATGAAAAAGGTGGGTAACCATAATTCGATCTCAAGAAAATTGATGCTTAGCTTGTCGCTATCGCTGATTTTCTCCCTAACTTCATTTGCTCAAGATCCTGCTGCAGCTCCTGCGGCGACTGAAGCTGCTGCTGCTCCGGCTGCGGCATCTGGAGGTGATCCGGTAAAAGGGAAAGAACTTTTTAATGCAAATTGCGCTGCATGTCACAAATTAGATGCTAAATCAACTGGTCCTGCTTTACGTGGGGTTGCTGCTAAGCATGATATGGCTTGGATTTACAAGTGGGTGCATAACAGTTCTGACATGATTAAGTCAGGTGATCCTGTTGCAGTTAAACTTTTTGAAGAGAATAATAAGTCGGTAATGACTTCTTTTCCTCAATTGTCTGAAGGAGATATTGATAATATTATCGCATATACTTCTGAGCCTAAAGCGGAACCTGCTCCGGGACCTAATGGACAATTGCCAACTGGAAATGTTCAGGCTGATAATGGGATTTCAAATAACATTATTTTAGGAGCTCTTGCTCTTGTGATGGCTATTTTAGTTGTGATGTTGTTTATGGTGAACAAGGTTTTAACTAAAGTTGCAAATAAAAATGGTATTGAGGTTGCTCCTAAAGAAGCAAGGCTTCCAATCTGGAAAGCTTTCGCTAGAAACCAATTCCTGGTTTTAGTAACTGCAATTTTCTTGCTTTTGGCTAGTGGTTATTTTGTTTATGGTTACTTAATGCAGGTAGGTGTAGATCAGAATTATGAGCCAATTCAGCCAATTCATTACTCTCATAAAATTCACGCTGGCGATAACGAGATTAATTGTAAATATTGTCACTCTGCTGCTCGTGTAAGTAAAAATGCTGGTATTCCTTCGTTAAATGTTTGTATGAACTGCCATAAAAATATTTCTGAGGTTGCTGAAACAACGGCTACTGCTGAGTACAGCAAAGCATTCTACGATGCTCAGATTCAAAAATTATATGATGCTGTTGGTTGGGATAAAACTAAACAGGCTTATACCGGAAAAAAACAGCCTGTTAAATGGGTTCGTATCCATAACTTGCCTGACTTTGTTTACTTCAATCACTCTCAACACGTTTCTGTTGCAGGTATTGAATGTCAAACTTGTCACGGACCAGTACAGGAATTTGAAATCATGAAGCAATATTCTAAATTAACAATGGGATGGTGTGTTGATTGCCATAGAAAAACAGATGTTAAGATGGAGGGTAATGCTTATTATGACAAAATTCATGCTGAGCTTTCTAAAAAATACGGTGTAGAGAAATTAACTGCAGCGCAAATGGGAGGTTTAGAGTGTGGTAAATGCCACTATTAATCGATTTATTAAGATTTTAATATATATATACAATGTCATCAAACAAAAAATACTGGAAAAGTGTTGAGGAGCTAGAAAATAGCTCTATTGTTGAGGCGCTTAGAAATAACGAGTTTGTTGAAGAGATTCCTACTGATGAGTTTTTGGGTAACGCTGATGCTTTATCTACATCTGGAACTTCACGTCGTGACTTTTTAAAGTACGTAGGGTTTAGTACTGCAGCTGTTACATTAGCTGCCTGCGAAGGTCCTGTTCACAAGTCTATCCCTTATGTATTACAACCGGAACAAATCATTCCTGGTGTTGCAGATTATTATGCGACTACCGTTTTTGATGGTTTTGATTTTGCTAATCTTTTGGTTAAAACTCGTGAGGGTCGTCCAATTAAAATTGAAAACAATACAATTGCTGGTGCTAAATTTGCAGCTAACGCAAGAATTCATGCTTCTATTTTAGGATTATATGATAGTACGCGTTTAAAGGAGCCTAAAGTAGATGGTAAAGATTCTACCTGGTCAGCTGTTGATTTAAAAATTAAATCAAGTTTGGCAGATGCAAAAGCAAAAGGTGGTCAAGTAGTATTATTAACGAATACTTTAGCTAGTCCATCTACAGAAAAATTAATTGCTGAGTTTATTGCAAAAAATCCAACCGCTAAGCACGTTGTGTATGATGCAGTTTCTTCATCTGAGGCTTTAGATGCTTTTGAATCTGTTTATGGTCAA encodes:
- a CDS encoding SPOR domain-containing protein, whose amino-acid sequence is MRILTPSKKILLVFPMLTLTLNINAQDQNITLNQDPKFEQLLNDKRKINTSISTNDTYKIQIFSGKSDEAKKTLSNFKREFNNIDGTIIFNTPNYKVVVGNFKTRIEAERNLEEIRKKYKSVFLIKPSK
- a CDS encoding c-type cytochrome: MKKVGNHNSISRKLMLSLSLSLIFSLTSFAQDPAAAPAATEAAAAPAAASGGDPVKGKELFNANCAACHKLDAKSTGPALRGVAAKHDMAWIYKWVHNSSDMIKSGDPVAVKLFEENNKSVMTSFPQLSEGDIDNIIAYTSEPKAEPAPGPNGQLPTGNVQADNGISNNIILGALALVMAILVVMLFMVNKVLTKVANKNGIEVAPKEARLPIWKAFARNQFLVLVTAIFLLLASGYFVYGYLMQVGVDQNYEPIQPIHYSHKIHAGDNEINCKYCHSAARVSKNAGIPSLNVCMNCHKNISEVAETTATAEYSKAFYDAQIQKLYDAVGWDKTKQAYTGKKQPVKWVRIHNLPDFVYFNHSQHVSVAGIECQTCHGPVQEFEIMKQYSKLTMGWCVDCHRKTDVKMEGNAYYDKIHAELSKKYGVEKLTAAQMGGLECGKCHY